In one window of Phoenix dactylifera cultivar Barhee BC4 unplaced genomic scaffold, palm_55x_up_171113_PBpolish2nd_filt_p 000328F, whole genome shotgun sequence DNA:
- the LOC103708843 gene encoding cytosolic Fe-S cluster assembly factor NBP35-like, which produces MENGNHEIPENANEHCPGPQSESAGKADACEGCPNQQICATAPKGPDPDLVAIVERMATVKHKILVLSGKGGVGKSTFSAQLSFALADMDYQVGLLDIDICGPSIPKMLGLEGQDIHQSNLGWSPIYLESNLGVMSIGFMLPHPDEAVIWRGPRKNGLIKQFLKDVHWGELDYLVVDAPPGTSDEHISIVQFLQATGINGAVIVTTPQQVSLIDVRKEISFCKKVGIRVLGVVENMSGLRQSIPDLKFAKLSEAGDENDVTEWALNYIKTNAPELLSMVTCSEVFDSSGGGAAKMCMEMGVPFLGKVPMDPQLCKAAEEGQSCFADQKCSTSAPALRRIIEKLVAAHQ; this is translated from the exons TGAGAACGCCAACGAGC ATTGCCCGGGACCGCAGTCGGAATCGGCGGGGAAGGCGGACGCATGCGAGGGATGCCCGAATCAGCAAATCTGCGCCACGGCTCCAAAAGGCCCTGACCCTG ACTTGGTCGCTATAGTGGAGAGGATGGCTACTGTTAAACACAAGATACTGGTTCTCTCCGGGAAGGGTGGGGTTGGAAAAAGCACATTCTCAGCCCAGCTTTCTTTTGCATTGGCTGACATGGACTACCAGGTTGGCCTCCTCGACATAGATATATGCGGGCCCAGCATCCCCAAGATGTTAGGCCTTGAAGGGCAGGACATCCACCAAAGCAACCTCGGCTGGTCCCCGATATACCTTGAATCAAACCTCGGGGTCATGTCTATTGGGTTCATGCTTCCCCACCCTGATGAGGCTGTTATATGGAGGGGTCCTCGCAAGAATGGACTCATCAAGCAGTTCCTGAAGGATGTGCATTGGGGAGAGCTGGATTATCTCGTGGTTGATGCTCCTCCCGGGACATCCGATGAGCACATTTCAATTGTACAGTTTCTGCAAGCCACTGGAATAAATGGTGCAGTAATTGTAACGACTCCACAACAGGTGTCTTTGATCGATGTGCGTAAAGAGATTAGCTTTTGTAAGAAGGTTGGCATCCGGGTCTTGGGTGTTGTGGAGAACATGAGTGGTTTGAGGCAGTCGATCCCTGATCTCAAGTTTGCAAAATTAAGCGAGGCTGGAGATGAGAACGATGTAACAGAGTGGGCACTGAATTATATTAAAACAAATGCTCCGGAGCTGCTTTCCATGGTTACATGTAGTGAGGTTTTTGATAGCAGTGGGGGTGGGGCGGCAAAGATGTGCATGGAAATGGGTGTTCCGTTTCTTGGTAAAGTGCCAATGGATCCACAGCTCTGCAAGGCAGCTGAGGAAGGGCAGTCGTGTTTTGCTGACCAAAAATGCAGTACAAGTGCACCTGCTCTGCGAAGAATCATTGAGAAACTGGTTGCAGCTCACCAGTAG